The sequence ACCTAGTACATTCCACCTATTCCTAAATGTAAATGTCAATATCATCAATATAGTATCTGCAATCCCAGATATCAATGCTAACTTTTTAGAAAATTCATTTCTTAATATTAATAATATTGGAGAGATAAATCCTGCTAACAAATTAGTTATCCAAAAGATCATAAAATAGAATGGATAATTTGTAAAATACTTAATTACCTCTAACCCATAGCCATGAGATGCATAATATGCTTTATTATGTGATAACATCATGAAAAAATCATAAATACCCATAAAATAAATGAATATCATAAATATTGAAATAACCCATAAGTGCCATTTTCTATTTACATTCATACATTGAATCCTCCTCTCAATTTACTATTTGCCTTTCACTAAGTTGTCTATGTATAATTTATTCTTCATGCAAATCATCTTCTTTTCTTCAACACCAATATTATTTGCAATTACATCACATTTGCTCATTAACAAGAAATAGATATTTTTATTTTCTTCACTTAAGCATTCATAGTTTGCTTGTCCTTTAGCAATTACTATATCAGCTTTTTTATAGACTTCTTTAAATTCTTGGCTTGTCCTATTAAGAACAGTTCCAAGGGAACCATCTCCATTATCTATAATTTCCGCATATTCATTAATTCCTACAGCGTATGCATCTTCAGCTATAGAATCATTTACAACAGGTTTACCTCGCACTCCAAATAATATTTTAAGATTAGGATTTAATTCTTTTATCTTCTTCAAAAGGATTTTGTCCAAACAGATTTCTCCACAATTATCACCTAAATATAGTAATGTTCTTCCATTCAAAATATCTTTCTTTAATATTTCAGAATCATCTATTGCTAATTCGATGTGTTCCATTTTTTCGAAATAATCAAAGATATCATCTAACAATGTATTGTGAATAGGATTAAAATCTATAATATTGCCAACAATACCATATTTTACTGCTAGATGAAATGAATCAGCAGCTTGTTCAATCTTCTTTTCAAATTGAGGTAATAAATCCAGAAACAATGTATTATAATACTGTCTAGTTTCTTTATATGGATCTGGATTATTAGTATGCTCTTTTATCATGCTAAAAACTTCTCCAATAATTTCTGGTGTGGTTATCTCAAAATCCATTTTACTAAGATAAGTAAAAACCTCCCTGAATAATCGTTCCTTTTCATCAACACCTGTAATGTTAGCAACTTTGATAGCCTGATTCACCACGCATGGTAGGCATTTATCATGTATTTTCATAATCTATCTCCTTTAAATATTTCTATGCAATGATTTATTTTTTATGAACCTAACCCCACATATAAACTATGTGGGGTAAAATTTAGTTAATTAGGCATAAACAATTAAAAACTTTTATCTATGATTTGTTATAAGTCGTTTGCTAACTCTACTATACGTTTATTAACATCATCCTTATAGATACCTCCGTGATAACAGATTACTGTTTCAATATCGTACTTTGTTAACTTCTTTAAGGATTTCATATTTAATTCATTATCTAAATTAATATTCTCATCTGCTTTAACAAGTAAGCCGTCTTTAACACTAAGAATATCTCCTGCTATTAGCACTTTGAATTTCTTTAAGTATAAGGCAATATGCCCAGGGGTATGACCTGGCGTATAAATAACAGTTATCCCTCCGGAATATGGCAGTTCTTGACCATCAATCAATGTTTTATCTACATTCACTCTACTAATTTCAAAACCTACTTTTAACTTTTCGTATATCATCTTTACATTATCCGGAAGATTAGCTAATTCTTCTTCAAGTTTAGCAAGTTTAACAGGTTTTTTTTCACCATTTATATATGCTTTTTCTTCTTCATGAGCAAGAACCTTAATTTTCCCTGGCATCTCTTTTAAGATATCTGCAATACTTCCAATGTGATCAATATCCTGATGAGTTAAAATCACTGTGTTCAATTTACTAAAGGGGATCCCTTCCTTCTCTACTGCTTTATGAATATCATGTAATTGACCAGGAAATCCAGTATCAATCAAAATTAGTGAATCCTTATCACAAATTAGCGTTGGGTTAATATTCTTTGTTGTCCCCATTATATTAGCAGATATTTCTAACATATAAATTCCATTTTCAATTTTCATTTTTTATCTCCTCCCACAAAATCAAGAAAATGACATATTAATTTTTGTTCAATAAAATTATTGTCTCTATATAATTAATATCAATTTATCAGCTGTATTACAACTATTGATATTTTTCTCATTTTGTGGTATACTATATGTAGTCAAGATAAGCATTTTACAAAATGTTCACATTTGCTAGCCTTTTATTCTTTTTATTGTCTCCTCTATAGAAATGCATTCTGCATATCTGCCATTCCACATAAATTCATTATAGTATTTATAGCTTTGCTCTGCTGTCATAAATTCATTATCATCTGTTGAATTTGTATATGCAGGGACTATTATGTTAAACCCATGTTCAAATCCGCATTTTATTGTTGCATCAATGCAATAATCTGTTTGAAGTCCAACAATTATTAGATTTTTCTCACCTTTGTCTGTTAAGTGCTCTAACAAGCCTGTCCCTCTAAAAGCACTATTAACTTGTTTATCAAATATTTTTTCGTTCTTCATTGGCTGAAACTCTTCATATATTTCAAAGCCATCATTTCCTTTTGTTAATTCACTTCCAACTCCATCATCATGGCGTACATATATTACTTCAATATTGTTTTCCCTGGCAGTAGCTATTACCTTTTTAACATTAGATACAAAGCCATCAAACTTAAATAATTTTTCATTTGTTATTAATTTTTGTGCATCAACTACTAATAAAACCATTATAATCTCCCCTTCAAGTGCTATTTGTTTAATTATATACTAAATAGTCATATAAATACAAATGTTTGACAAAACAGGCTTTTGTTATAGTCTAATTGCAAATCTACCAATAATTAGAAATTGAATAGTTTAGAATAAAATTATAAATAATAACTATATATAATTTTGAACTGCACTAACGTATATGGATTTTAGTTAAAAACACCGAATTCATATTACAAAATTTTCATATATAATCTAAAAAGGTTAAAATTTGAAATTATTAAGCAAATAGCCTCACTGGGGAGGAAATATATTATGAAAAAATTTTATGTATTTTTATTGATTTTGAGCATTCTTCTTGTTGATTGTATTGGTATCACTTATATATGTAATGCAAAAGT comes from Clostridium sp. TW13 and encodes:
- a CDS encoding MBL fold metallo-hydrolase, whose amino-acid sequence is MKIENGIYMLEISANIMGTTKNINPTLICDKDSLILIDTGFPGQLHDIHKAVEKEGIPFSKLNTVILTHQDIDHIGSIADILKEMPGKIKVLAHEEEKAYINGEKKPVKLAKLEEELANLPDNVKMIYEKLKVGFEISRVNVDKTLIDGQELPYSGGITVIYTPGHTPGHIALYLKKFKVLIAGDILSVKDGLLVKADENINLDNELNMKSLKKLTKYDIETVICYHGGIYKDDVNKRIVELANDL
- a CDS encoding cysteine hydrolase family protein produces the protein MVLLVVDAQKLITNEKLFKFDGFVSNVKKVIATARENNIEVIYVRHDDGVGSELTKGNDGFEIYEEFQPMKNEKIFDKQVNSAFRGTGLLEHLTDKGEKNLIIVGLQTDYCIDATIKCGFEHGFNIIVPAYTNSTDDNEFMTAEQSYKYYNEFMWNGRYAECISIEETIKRIKG
- a CDS encoding damage-control phosphatase ARMT1 family protein, with translation MKIHDKCLPCVVNQAIKVANITGVDEKERLFREVFTYLSKMDFEITTPEIIGEVFSMIKEHTNNPDPYKETRQYYNTLFLDLLPQFEKKIEQAADSFHLAVKYGIVGNIIDFNPIHNTLLDDIFDYFEKMEHIELAIDDSEILKKDILNGRTLLYLGDNCGEICLDKILLKKIKELNPNLKILFGVRGKPVVNDSIAEDAYAVGINEYAEIIDNGDGSLGTVLNRTSQEFKEVYKKADIVIAKGQANYECLSEENKNIYFLLMSKCDVIANNIGVEEKKMICMKNKLYIDNLVKGK